The following nucleotide sequence is from Candidatus Thorarchaeota archaeon.
AATACAGATTAAGCATGTAGAGATATGTAGTGACCTGCTCCAGAGCAGTCACACTGAGTACGGCTGCCAGTACCGGAAGCAGCCCAACTATAATCAAGATCAATCCAAAAATCACAAGTCCTTTTCCCATAGAGATCATCTCCCATAGGAATACTATCTTCACGTCCTGACTGATAACTTCGCGCATACTTCGGAGCTGAATTGTTTGATACTATAGTATATCCAAGGCTTAAGGTAATTTAATGAAATGGCGGATGAAACATAAAATGGTATTTAAGTAAACCCGCATAATCTAATTCGCGCTTTGGTTGGTCGTATCAACTTGATTAAAAAGGGGAAAGTTCGATGAAGAAAGTACCATTACTATTTTTAATTATGCTCATTGTTAGTACGCCATTTCTTTTGATGGTTGCACAATCAACATCTACCACGGAGGGAACATCTCAGCCCAAATCCTATGCATTCAGTAAAACACAACCTGAGAATGGAGGGGTGAACATGATGTTCTTTACCGAAACACCATCTTCGGAGGACGCTCTGTACTATGTGTGCCGACGTGGATCGAATACGGTAGCCTACTTTGGGAAGTCCGCGATTAAGTACATTTCAGAGAATACTATCTTCACTCTAAAATTTCCGGGAAGTAATTTGGTCATTCCACAGGGACAACAACCAACGAAATCAATTACAAATTATTTGTATGGTGATGATCCATTAACTTGGAAGACGGATGTTCCGAATTATGAAATACTTCAATATCCTGAAATATATCCGGGGATTGACCTTGTCTATAAGATCCAGAACGGCAATCTGAAGTACGAGTTTGTAGTGCACCCTCATGCCGATCCGACGGTTATCCGGATAGAGTACGTGAATGCTGATAACATTGACATCATTGATAACAGTATCATAGTTACTCAGAAAGGACACCAGATCACGGACACTGAATTATATGTATTTCAAAAAGCAGGAGCGGTTCCGATAGAATGCATGTTTACTCAGATCGAAGACAAGACCGTTGCGTTCCAATTGAGTGCATATGATAACTCAAAGCAGTTGGTCATAGATCCGGTTTTACTGGTATATTCGTCATTTCTAGGTGGTTCTGATTTCGAAGCGGCTTCGGAAATTAAGGTCGAAAACGGATATATCTATGTGGCGGGAACCACCCAATCTGCTAACTTTCCCACAGCCAATGCACTCAACTCAACTTATGGTGGAAACTTCGACGGCTACGTAACAAAACTCTCTCCTGATGGGCAATCATTAGTATATAGTACATTCATTGGTGGTGCCAATTATGACTACATACAGGGGATTGCAGTGGAGCAAGGAGAGGTCTACATTACAGGATATTCAAACTCCGTTGATTTTCCCACAGTCAATGGATATAATTCAACCTTTAGTGGAGATTATGATTGCTTTGTAGCCAAGTTATCTCTTGACGGACAGTCCCTTATCTATAGTACCTTCATCGGAGACACGGACTTAGATGTTGCAAATGACATTATTGTGCAGAATGGCTATGCATATATTACTGGACGAACCAAGTCGGCAGGATTCCCTACTATTAACGGATTTAATACAACCTATGGTGGAGCATGGGACTGTTTCGTAACCAAGTTGTCTCGTGATGGAGGATCGTTATTGTACAGCACCTTTGTTGGCGGTTCTGATGATGACTATGGTCAGGCAATTGCCATCTTGGAGGGAGAAGTCTATGTTGTGGGAATTACCAAATCCCCGGAATTCCCAACAATAAATGCTTCAGACTCGACCCACAATGGCGCATGGGACTGCTTTGTACTCAAATTGTCCGGTGATGGACAGACATTGATGTTTAGTACCTTCATCGGAGGGAATAACGATGACCTTGGAGTGGATATTGCAACAGCAGAGGGAGAAGTTCTCATTACAGGCCACACAAATTCCTCGGACTTTCCAACAGTCAATGCATATTCATCCAACTACAGAGGCGGAGAGTACGACTGCTTTGTGACTAAGCTCACAGACGATGGGCAAGCAATGATATATAGCACCTTCATCGGCGGGTCGGACATAGATGAGGCAATGGGACTTGCTATAGCAAATGGCGAAGCATACATCACTGGAATTACTGGTTCAGCAGACTTTCCAACAGTCAATGCATATGATTCAACATTTAGTGGTCATTCGAACTGCTTCGTGACCAAGATTGCCAGTGATGGAAAAACATTAGAATATTCTACCTTTCTTGGGGATTCCGATCAGGTCCGGGGAGAGTCCATCTTCGTAGAGAATGGTTTCACATATATCTTTGGCACAACTATGGAAATTGGTTTCCCACTGGTAAACCCCTATGATTCAACCACAGATAAGGGAACAGACAGCTTTGTAGCAATAATAAGTGAAGAAGAAGACAGTGATTTCGACGGACTGACTAATTGGGACGAATATATCATCTACGGCACAAATCCCAATTGTATTGACACTGATAATGATAATCTCAACGACGCTTTCGAGATTCAGATAGGAACCAGTCCACTTGCAAATGATACAGATGGGGACACGTTCCTCGACTGGTACGAGATCCAATACGGCTCAAATCCGCTTGATCCTACAGATTATCCGGGAGCAACAGCAACCAATACTACCACATCTGTGACTGATTCGCAAAATCTGAATCTACTTTGGCTTCTGGTCGGAATTGCCATTATTACAAGTGTCGGAGCAGTCATGGTTTCAATTATCAGTTGGAGAAAGTCCAATCGATGACTCATCAATAAGGTACAACAACAAAGAAGGGATCACTTGTAGTTGCTCAGTGATCCCCTAAATTTTATTTCTCTATAAAAAATGGCCTTCTATCATTTATTTTTAAAATATAGGTCGCAAACAATTTAATTATCCTATTTTCTAATTTGGCTCAAGCAGTGAAAGAGATCATTCTCAACTGTCCGCGACCCCCGATCACAATAAACACTTGAAAACAAGTGTCAGAAATCAGTGCATCTACCGCATCCATGAAATCAGAAGAATAAAACGAAGATTCATAACTACAAAGGCCACGAGCCAATCAGTCATGTTTGGAGAACGACAGCATTGATGGATGTCATCACTATCAGTTACAGTACAAGCGACGGCCTGACAAAAGAGGTCGAACTGGATATAGACGCGGAGGAGCTGGATCTCTCGAGGCAGAAGATTACAAGCATCGATCTTACACCGTTAAAGGATGCAAAGGAATTACGCGCGCTCAATCTAGCATTTAATCGGATGGTTTCGATTGACCTGACGGGGCTCGATGGCTGTTCAGCCCTGGAGGAACTGATACTGACAAAGAACAATATCCAAGAGATCGATCTGCGTCCCCTTGGGTCATGCCCTGCACTTCGAGAGTTGAACGTAGGAGGCAATGAGATATCCTTCTTGGACCTCTCACCACTATCGAATTGCACGCATCTTGAACGACTGAGGCTCTTTGGAAATAATCTTGACTCGATAGATTTGACTCCATTATCTCGATGCACCGAACTGAAGATGCTCGAATTGGAACATAACAACATGCCCGAGATCGATCTTCGACCATTATCCAAGTGCACTAATCTGACTCAGATTAATTTAATGTATAATAATTTCACGGCTATTGATCTGACACCTCTCAAGAACTGCAAGCGACTCAAGTTCCTCTACCTGCATCATAACGTCCTCAAGAGCATTGACCTCACACCTCTGGCAAATTGTGAGGACCTGACGATCATCAGACTTGGTGGTAACGAACTCACAAGTATTGATCTCGAACCTTTAGCGAAATGTAAGAACCTGCGCAGAGTAGGTCTCGCAATGAACGCACTTGAGAGCATCGATCTGCGACCCCTAGCCGAATGTCAGGAACTTAGAAGTCTTGATGTTGCAGGAAATCATCTCACGTCGATCAATCTCGAGCCACTCGCCGATTGCACTGCTCTTGAAGAACTCTACATCCATAGTAATCATCCAACGGAGAATAACTTCAGTAGCGTCAATCTTACACCACTATTATCATGCCCGGATCTTGAGGATCTTGGTGTTCCCGATGACGCGGACCTCATCATCGATAAATCGTATCGAGGTTCAGACTATCCACCTGCCATCGAAGAACTCGTTGAGGAAAAGAGGATAAAGTGGGAATAGACCAGGCGCACTCACGACAGTACTTTTTAGGAAAGAGAACATTATGGGACTGGTTGATGAGTCATGGTTGTAGAAATTGATGATACTACCAAGGAACAAGTAATGGAGCTCTTTGAGGTCCTTGAACATGATGTGACTCTACATGTCTTTGTTGACGATCACGACTGTCTATATTGTGGCGACACGCAAGCATTAGCAGAAAATGTGGCGGACCTCTCTGACAAGGTGCACGTGAAGGTCTATCCGGGTGATCTCAATGATGAACGGGCAAAAGAAATGGGCGTGAAATACCATCCCGCCATTGTGGTTCACGGTGAGCGCCCCTATAATGTACGCTTCTATGGAATTCCTGCCGGTCACGAGTTCGGAGCCTTGATTGGAAGTATCACAGATGCCTCACGAGGGATCGCACCGTTTTCTGACGACGTGATAGCTGACATAAAATCAATTGACAAACCGATCCATATCCAAGTCTTTACCACACCGACCTGCCCGTATTGCCCAAATATGGTCAGACTCGCCCATCAAGCAGCGATTCTCAATCCGTTTATCGAGGCGGATATGATCGAGGCACTAGAGTTCAAGGAGCTATCCGCCAAATACGCAGTGTTCGCAGTGCCAAAGACTATCTTCAATGAGGATGTCTCGATAGAGGGTCTCACACCACCAGAAATTCTGGTTGAGAAACTCTTCGAAGCTGTAGACAAGATATAGACATTTGACCATGTGATTCTGACTGTGCCAGGATCCTC
It contains:
- a CDS encoding leucine-rich repeat protein, with product MDVITISYSTSDGLTKEVELDIDAEELDLSRQKITSIDLTPLKDAKELRALNLAFNRMVSIDLTGLDGCSALEELILTKNNIQEIDLRPLGSCPALRELNVGGNEISFLDLSPLSNCTHLERLRLFGNNLDSIDLTPLSRCTELKMLELEHNNMPEIDLRPLSKCTNLTQINLMYNNFTAIDLTPLKNCKRLKFLYLHHNVLKSIDLTPLANCEDLTIIRLGGNELTSIDLEPLAKCKNLRRVGLAMNALESIDLRPLAECQELRSLDVAGNHLTSINLEPLADCTALEELYIHSNHPTENNFSSVNLTPLLSCPDLEDLGVPDDADLIIDKSYRGSDYPPAIEELVEEKRIKWE
- a CDS encoding thioredoxin family protein — encoded protein: MVVEIDDTTKEQVMELFEVLEHDVTLHVFVDDHDCLYCGDTQALAENVADLSDKVHVKVYPGDLNDERAKEMGVKYHPAIVVHGERPYNVRFYGIPAGHEFGALIGSITDASRGIAPFSDDVIADIKSIDKPIHIQVFTTPTCPYCPNMVRLAHQAAILNPFIEADMIEALEFKELSAKYAVFAVPKTIFNEDVSIEGLTPPEILVEKLFEAVDKI